The Fragaria vesca subsp. vesca linkage group LG2, FraVesHawaii_1.0, whole genome shotgun sequence genome includes a window with the following:
- the LOC101312010 gene encoding probable polyamine transporter At3g19553-like has product MGEEGLVSDVKDTAAAKPNPKLTLLPLIALIFYEVSGGPFGVEDSVRAGGGPLLALLGFLVFPLFWSIPEALVTAELATSFPENGGYVLWIQAAFGPFWGFQEGFWKWFSGVMDNALYPVLFLDYLKHSFPIFNLMVARIPALLGITFSLTYLNYRGLHIVGFSAVSLAVFSLCPFVVMAILSIPRIRVKQWLVVDFKKVEWRGYFNSMFWNLNYWDKASTLAGEVENPSKTFPKALLGAVVVVVCSYLIPLLAGTGALNSPSSEWTDGYFAEVGMLIGGVWLKWWIQAASAMSNLGLFEAEMSSDAFQLLGMSEMGMLPTIFASRSKYGTPTISILCSATGVIFLSWMSFQEILEFLNFLYAIGMLLEFAAFIKLRIKKPDLHRPYRVPLQTFGATMLCLPPALLLILVMCLASLRTFFVSGVVIIVGLLLYPLLVHAKDHRWAQFEAELPTEAPKNCSDGHSVVSHLHQEVQDESSVSLLSDLRSVNAEQESSTIRPEEAFKLE; this is encoded by the exons ATGGGTGAAGAGGGACTGGTCAGTGATGTCAAGGACACAGCTGCTGCCAAACCAAACCCAAAGTTGACACTTCTGCCTCTTATAGCTCTGATTTTCTATGAGGTTTCTGGGGGTCCTTTTGGAGTTGAGGATTCAGTCAGGGCTGGAGGAGGCCCTCTTTTGGCATTGCTTGGTTTTTTGGTGTTTCCATTGTTTTGGAGCATTCCAGAAGCTTTGGTGACAGCTGAGCTTGCCACAAGCTTCCCTGAAAATGGTGGATATGTGCTGTGGATCCAAGCGGCTTTCGGGCCATTCTGGGGTTTCCAAGAGGGTTTCTGGAAATGGTTTAGTGGTGTTATGGACAATGCTTTATACCCAGTTTTATTCTTGGATTACTTGAAGCATTCATTTCCCATATTTAACCTGATGGTTGCTCGAATTCCAGCTCTTTTGGGAATAACATTCTCATTGACTTACTTGAATTACCGCGGGCTGCATATTGTTGGGTTCTCTGCGGTTTCCCTTGCTGTGTTCTCACTGTGCCCATTTGTTGTGATGGCTATTCTCTCGATTCCTAGAATTAGGGTCAAGCAGTGGCTAGTTGTGGACTTTAAAAAGGTGGAGTGGAGGGGATACTTCAATAGTATGTTTTGGAATCTGAATTACTGGGATAAGGCAAGTACCCTTGCAGGCGAGGTTGAAAATCCAAGCAAGACATTTCCAAAGGCTCTTCTTGGGGCTGTAGTTGTGGTGGTTTGTTCATACTTGATTCCACTTCTTGCTGGTACCGGAGCCTTAAATTCTCCATCTAGTGAGTGGACTGATGGATACTTTGCAGAAGTTGGGATGTTAATAGGTGGCGTTTGGCTCAAGTGGTGGATTCAAGCAGCTTCTGCAATGTCGAACTTGGGGTTGTTCGAGGCAGAAATGAGCAGTGATGCCTTTCAACTTCTTGGGATGAGTGAGATGGGAATGCTTCCGACTATATTTGCTTCAAG GTCTAAGTATGGAACTCCTACCATAAGTATTTTGTGCTCTGCCACTGGAGTCATCTTCTTGTCGTGGATGAGTTTTCAGGAAATCTTGGAGTTTTTGAATTTCTTATATGCTATAGGAATGCTTCTTGAGTTCGCTGCTTTTATAAAGTTGAGAATAAAGAAACCAGACCTTCACAGACCTTACCGAGTTCCCTTGCAAACATTTGGGGCAACAATGCTTTGCTTGCCTCCTGCATTGTTGCTTATTCTCGTTATGTGCTTGGCTTCTCTGAGGACTTTCTTCGTAAGTGGTGTGGTGATTATAGTGGGTCTTTTGTTATACCCTCTTTTAGTTCATGCAAAGGACCATAGATGGGCACAGTTTGAAGCTGAACTACCCACTGAGGCACCCAAGAACTGTTCGGACGGCCACTCTGTGGTTTCACATTTGCATCAAGAAGTTCAAGATGAATCTTCTGTTAGCCTTCTCTCGGACTTGCGATCTGTTAATGCAGAACAAGAATCTTCGACAATAAGGCCAGAAGAAGCCTTCAAATTAGAGTAA
- the LOC101311427 gene encoding uncharacterized protein LOC101311427, with translation MMPNQSYSRIDTLELKDLIIKKIGHQRAERYFDMIRRLFSAKISKCEFDKFCNQTIGRENIHLHNRLIKSIIKNACLAKAPPLRGVKKAGSLNAKVDNEYPGSCLQSIFPKSPRKVRSPLNRDHRKFRDRPIPLVPNGKPQNMVSEEPISKAQEQHELLSLGSRPPVEVASVEDGEEVEQDAGSPGIQSRSPVTAPLGISMNLGGSRKFLHNVSVFGAYRPKTCQNCGELPDTRSLRGRLQQKLEMEGMTVSTDCLNLLNNGLDAYLKRLIEPCIRLAGSRHEKEQPNSLYIHGSNGMIGRGDMLREAKYATMVDFRAAMELNPQILGEDWATQLEKISLRAYEE, from the coding sequence ATGATGCCCAATCAGAGCTATTCTCGGATCGATACGTTGGAGCTGAAGGATCTGATTATTAAGAAGATTGGGCATCAAAGAGCGGAGAGGTACTTTGACATGATCAGGAGATTGTTTAGTGCCAAGATTAGCAAGTGTGAGTTCGACAAGTTTTGCAATCAGACTATTGGGAGGGAAAATATCCATCTGCATAACCGGCTTATAAAGTCCATTATCAAGAATGCCTGCCTTGCAAAAGCTCCACCCTTGAGAGGAGTTAAGAAAGCGGGAAGCCTTAATGCTAAAGTTGATAATGAGTATCCTGGGAGTTGCCTTCAGTCGATCTTTCCTAAATCCCCTCGCAAGGTCCGCTCTCCACTTAATCGAGACCACCGAAAGTTTCGGGATCGTCCAATTCCTTTGGTGCCAAATGGGAAGCCGCAAAATATGGTTTCTGAAGAACCAATTTCCAAAGCACAAGAGCAGCATGAATTGCTTTCTCTTGGCAGCAGGCCTCCGGTTGAAGTTGCATCAGTGGAGGATGGAGAAGAGGTTGAACAGGATGCAGGAAGTCCGGGTATTCAAAGTCGAAGTCCCGTAACGGCTCCTCTTGGTATATCTATGAATTTGGGTGGATCACGCAAATTTCTTCATAATGTATCAGTCTTTGGTGCATACCGCCCTAAGACCTGTCAAAACTGCGGTGAGCTACCTGATACAAGATCATTAAGAGGTCGTTTGCAGCAGAAGTTGGAGATGGAGGGTATGACTGTTTCTACTGACTGTCTTAACCTCTTGAATAACGGATTAGATGCTTATCTGAAGAGGTTAATTGAACCTTGTATTCGGTTAGCTGGGAGTAGGCATGAAAAAGAGCAACCGAATAGTCTGTACATACATGGTTCAAATGGGATGATTGGTAGGGGAGATATGCTAAGGGAAGCAAAGTATGCTACTATGGTAGATTTTCGTGCAGCAATGGAGTTAAACCCCCAAATACTTGGTGAAGATTGGGCCACACAGCTTGAGAAGATTTCTTTGCGAGCTTATGAAGAGTGA
- the LOC101311717 gene encoding uncharacterized protein LOC101311717 — MKMLPNQSFSRIDTLELKSMIVRKIGHERAEKYFELIRRLFSLKISKCEFNKFCIRIIGRDNLPLHNRLISSIIKNAHLAKAPPLPSFRKPGSTLTVNVANEYKRNGDAIPQSPLTGRSAVDGDHKFLDRPTPLGPNGKPQGVAYQESVSKAHQNATELLSLGSRPPIEVASVEDGEEVEQAAGSPSIQSRSPVTAPFGLSMNLGGSRKFLHSASVCRTYHLETCQNCSELPDTRSLKSRLERKLQMEGINASVDCVNLLNNGLDAYLRRLIEPCIRFAGMRQRESTCATMLDFRASVELNPQILGEDWGIQLEKIVFRASED, encoded by the coding sequence ATGAAGATGTTGCCCAATCAAAGCTTTTCTCGTATCGACACTTTGGAGCTGAAATCGATGATTGTTAGAAAGATTGGGCATGAGAGAGCTGAGAAATACTTTGAACTGATCAGAAGATTGTTTAGTTTGAAGATTAGTAAGTGTGAATTCAACAAGTTCTGCATTAGGATTATAGGAAGGGACAATCTCCCTCTTCATAACCGGCTTATTAGCTCTATCATCAAGAATGCACACCTTGCAAAAGCTCCACCATTGCCAAGTTTTAGGAAACCCGGAAGCACTCTTACTGTTAATGTTGCAAACGAATATAAGAGGAATGGAGATGCAATTCCTCAATCCCCTCTGACAGGCCGGTCTGCAGTTGATGGAGACCACAAGTTTCTTGACCGTCCAACTCCTTTGGGGCCAAATGGGAAGCCCCAAGGTGTTGCATATCAGGAATCAGTCTCCAAAGCACATCAAAATGCTACTGAATTGCTTTCTCTTGGCAGTAGGCCTCCAATTGAAGTAGCCTCGGTGGAAGATGGAGAAGAGGTTGAACAGGCTGCAGGAAGCCCGAGTATTCAAAGTAGGAGCCCAGTTACAGCTCCTTTTGGTTTATCTATGAATTTGGGTGGATCACGCAAATTTCTCCATAGTGCATCAGTATGTCGTACATACCACCTGGAAACCTGTCAAAACTGCAGTGAGCTACCTGATACAAGATCATTAAAAAGTCGTTTGGAGCGGAAATTGCAGATGGAGGGTATCAATGCTTCTGTTGACTGTGTTAACCTCTTGAATAATGGATTAGATGCTTATTTGAGGAGATTAATTGAACCTTGTATAAGGTTCGCTGGGATGAGGCAAAGAGAATCTACTTGTGCAACTATGTTAGATTTCCGTGCATCGGTGGAGTTAAATCCTCAGATACTCGGTGAAGACTGGGGCATACAGCTTGAGAAGATTGTCTTTCGTGCTTCAGAAGATTGA